The DNA sequence taaaacaatcttcATTAGCTAACCATGTTACACCAAGTGTTTTTACAGTTGGCAAGTCATTTTGGTCCAGTTCAACTTTAGAAGCTCTATGCTCAGTGGGGATTTTTCTAGTTCGTCAGCTGAATTTGATAGCCATTTTCTTGCATACATGTTTGCTTTCGCCCAAAGTTCGGATAGCTTGTGATACAGTTCAATTCCTTCTTCTACGGTAGACACAGAATCCATACTATCATCCATGTATGTTGAACTAACGACCGTTTCCGCAGCACGTGGATATTCTTCTTTATGTAATTCAACATTATGTCTAGAAACATACTGGGCTAGAAAAGGTGATGCATTAACTCCAAACACCAGTGTTTTGAATTCATACCGAATTGGTGCTGAAGAATTCCAAAGAAACCTGTGATATGATCTGTCAATAGGGTTAATTCCTACACGTGAGTCATCTCTTCAATATCACACATAATTGCTATGGGCTGACTTCTAAATCTCAACAATACATCAAATAATTCATTCTGCAACTTTGGTCCCTGATATATCGCCTCATTTAGACTTAATCCATCTGTTTTTGCTGCTGCATCGAAAACAATACGGACTTTAGTTGTCTCTCGATCCAGTTTAACTATCGGAAAATGTGGTATATACCACTCACTGTCATTGAAAGTTTCATTCAAGTTAACTTCAGTTATATAACCTTTATTTAGATATTTCTGTAGTGTTGTTTTATACGCTTCTTTCAAAACTGGATCTTTCTCTATTTTCTTTTCTGTGTTTCTTAATCTATGTAATGCCATTTCATAGTTATTTTTCAGAGACGGCTTTTTGTCATTCCATGGAATGGATACTTGATAATGTCCTTCACTACGTGTTATCGTAGACTTTACTTGTTTCACAATGGATTCGTCTTCGACTGACATGGTACTTCCTTTTTGTGAAATGTGTTCTATGTCCCAGAATTTTACTATCGATTTTTCGATATTTAcgtcattttgcaaaaaaaatgtatggtaatttctacttttattttcaacagaattttgAATGGATCCAACACAAGTCCAGCCTAAGGGAGTGAGACGAGCTATTGGTTCTCCGGGTTCCCCTCTGACTTCGTGTAACGAGTAATGTAAATCTGAATAATCTATCCCAAtcaataaatctattttattttttctcttacacACTGGAAAATGTATACCATTTAGATGTTTAAACTGTCCAGATTGTTTATTCCAGTCAACTGTTCTGAGATTTCCTGTTACACAATTTGTTGTTGTAGCCTCCATTCCAATTTTCACTTGACCATTCAAGCCTTCAATATGAAATTTC is a window from the Mercenaria mercenaria strain notata chromosome 7, MADL_Memer_1, whole genome shotgun sequence genome containing:
- the LOC128558265 gene encoding uncharacterized protein LOC128558265, with the protein product MSVEDESIVKQVKSTITRSEGHYQVSIPWNDKKPSLKNNYEMALHRLRNTEKKIEKDPVLKEAYKTTLQKYLNKGYITEVNLNETFNDSEWYIPHFPIVKLDRETTKVRIVFDAAAKTDGLSLNEAIYQGPKLQNELFDVLLRFRSQPIAIMCDIEEMTHV